The genomic segment AAATCTGGTTGGATGTTGAGAGATAGCCAATAAAGAACTGCTCAGAAACTTGACCAAACATCTTTGAATTAGGGAAAAACCACCCTTCCCACACTGACCTGGGGCAGGGATTCTTGGAAGGAAGGATGTCCCACTCACCAGGTTAACCAGGGGACCTCCAGAGTTTCCAAACTGCAGAACAAGGACAAAACATGAAAGAGATCTGGGGATTCTAAGTCTGGGGGCATACCAGGATGTAGGTGCTTTCTCcaaattctcttctttctcagccCATGAATGAGTGGCCACATTTTTGCAGCCTAAGGTCTGTATACAGTGTCATCCAACATGTATCAGTTGGTGCTTGTACCACAAagcctcttccccctcccccatcatttgtcatttctttcctGTCAGGACGCACATCAATAGCTGCATCAGTCTGAATGTATTCCACATTGGTTTGGGGGAGTCCCAGGTCTCTGGCTGGACGCTGAGCAGAGCTAACAATGCCGGATGTGATCGTGTTCTGCAGTGCAAACGGACTTCCCATGGCAACAACAAACTCCCCTTGCCGGACCTCAGATGAGCATCCAAGAGGCAACGTGGGGAGAGGATCCTAAGGGAGAATGGGTATAAGAGACCTGTCATCTGGAGATGCAAGCAAATAAGCGGCTCCAACCAGAACTGGCCTACCCCAGCCCCTACCTTAGTCTGAATCCTCAGAGTTGCGATGTCTGCCACAGGATCCACAGCTGTGACGATGGCCTCATACGTGTCGCCGCTAAGCAGTCTCACACGGACTTTGCGCCGATCAGCCACCACATGGGCGTTGGTGACAATGAGCCCATCGGCAGCCACCACGAATCCTGAGCCGTTTGAGATAGGGATTTCGCGGCCCGAGAAAGGGTGCCTGGAATGGAGGGAAAGCACGGGTAAGAGGAGGCTCTGACCCCTCCTACCCGCCCGCCCTCCGGCCCGTGGCTTCACAGCCTCCGGGTCTACCCCTACCATTACCGGTCCAGGATCTCGATATAGACAACGGCAGGTGCTGTCTTCTCCACCACATCTGCAATGAAGTTGTACTGACTCCGGGGAGAGGTGGGAGGCGGGCCAGAGACTTCGGCGAGGACGGCCGGAGGACCCCGACCCCCGCCCCACAACAACAACAGCACTGCCCCGCCGGCGCCCAGCGCCACCGCCAGCCACGCGCGCGAACGGCTTCCAGAGTTCCCAGAGGCCTCCTGGGTCCTGATATCTGGGGTCCCCTCAGTCAGTTGTTCCCGGGGACCCGGGGTCCCAGACGTCAGACGTACTCGGGGTTCAGGGACCCCAACAGACAACCGGGCCCGGAGACTGGGGGTCCCATAAGTCACTCGGGCCCGGGGGTCAGAAGTTCCTGACGTCAGCAGAGCCCGGAGGTCAGGGGTCAACAGGGGTCTCTTCCCCCAGCGAAAACCCCCCAAAGCCCGCCATGCCCGGAGGATCCAGCCTGCACCCCGCCCCGCCCTCAGCGCAGCCATCAGCTCCGCCTCGGCTGCCTCCTCGCCCGCCCTACTCAGAGGCGGCACCCAGGACGCGAGCAAGCGGACAGTAGGACGCAGGGCACGCTGGTACTTGAAGTCCTCCAGAAGTGCACGCCGGAACCAGGATTCCGGGAGGCCGCCTCTCCGCATCCCGCGAATGCCGGGAATTGTGGTTTCCGCGAGACCCGAGTTGTGAGATGGGCCAAGGAGCCGCGGGGCATGCTGGGAGTGCTAGCCCTTCCGGGGCGCCTCAGGACTTCAGGTCCACTCACCTCGGGCGGATACCCAAAGACTCCGCCTTCCCAGGAGCCCTTGCGGCCGGGCGCGAAGATGGCGGCAACGACGGCCGGGCGCTCCTGAAGCTGCAGGAATGGAGCTTCCCTCAGCCCCGGGGCCGGAGAGGCTCTTTGACTCTCACCGGTAAGAGCCCCGGCGAGAAGAGGCCGATCCTCGCGTCCTCTTGGCCTTCGGTGCCCGACCACTTCGCCTCTCGCCCCCAGGCTCCCGGGTGACGGCTTTCTGTTGCTCGCGCTGCTGCTCTACGCGCCGGTTGGCTTCTGCCTCCTCGTCCTGCGCCTCTTTCTCGGGATCCACGTCTTCCTGGTCAGCTGCGCGCTACCAGACAGCGTCCTTCGCAGGTTCTGACGCAGGCGTTTGGGTAGTGTCAGGGCTGGGCCTGGCCCGAAGACACACAATCACCACCTCCTGTGTCCCCAGGTTCGTAGTGCGGACCATGTGTGCGCTGCTGGGGCTCGTGGCCCGGCAGGAGGACTCTGGACTCCGGGATCACAGCGTCAGGGTTCTCATTTCCAACCACGTGACACCTTTCGACCACAACATAGTCAATCTACTCACCACCTGTAGCACCGTGAGTGAGAGCGAGGCCGAGAGCGCCACGGGGCGGTTCCCTGGGGCCCAGCTGAAGGCCCCCAGGCCCCATTCGCGTTCCCCATGGAGGATATTGACCCTTACCCCTAACCCTGATCCTCCACCCCACATGtcagtttttctcattttcctcaattttttttcatcttgctttctcttctcctgGTTCCCAGCCTCTACTCAATAGTCCCCCCAGCTTTGTGTGCTGGTCTCGGGGCTTCATGGAGATGGATGGGCGGGGGGAGTTGGTGGAGTCACTCAAGAGATTCTGTGCTTCCACGAGGCttccccccacccctctgctgcTATTCCCTGAGGAAGAGGCCACCAATGGCCGGGAGGGGCTCCTGCGTTTCAGGTGGGTTTAGCACAGGTATCGGGTGGTCAAGCTTGTGGGCCCTTGAGTTTTTACAACCTTCTTCAGC from the Callithrix jacchus isolate 240 chromosome 14, calJac240_pri, whole genome shotgun sequence genome contains:
- the HTRA2 gene encoding serine protease HTRA2, mitochondrial isoform X2, coding for MAALRAGRGAGWILRAWRALGGFRWGKRPLLTPDLRALLTSGTSDPRARVTYGTPSLRARLSVGVPEPRVRLTSGTPGPREQLTEGTPDIRTQEASGNSGSRSRAWLAVALGAGGAVLLLLWGGGRGPPAVLAEVSGPPPTSPRSQYNFIADVVEKTAPAVVYIEILDRHPFSGREIPISNGSGFVVAADGLIVTNAHVVADRRKVRVRLLSGDTYEAIVTAVDPVADIATLRIQTKDPLPTLPLGCSSEVRQGEFVVAMGSPFALQNTITSGIVSSAQRPARDLGLPQTNVEYIQTDAAIDFGNSGGPLVNLDGEVIGVNTMKVTAGISFAIPSDRLREFLRRGEQENSSCGINGSRHCYIGVMMLTLTPSILAELQLRDPRFPDVRYGVLIHKVILGSPAHRAGLRPGDVILAIGDKVARSAEDIYEAVRTQPKMALRIRRGRETLTLYVTPEITE
- the HTRA2 gene encoding serine protease HTRA2, mitochondrial isoform X3 encodes the protein MAALRAGRGAGWILRAWRALGGFRWGKRPLLTPDLRALLTSGTSDPRARVTYGTPSLRARLSVGVPEPRVRLTSGTPGPREQLTEGTPDIRTQEASGNSGSRSRAWLAVALGAGGAVLLLLWGGGRGPPAVLAEVSGPPPTSPRSQYNFIADVVEKTAPAVVYIEILDRHPFSGREIPISNGSGFVVAADGLIVTNAHVVADRRKVRVRLLSGDTYEAIVTAVDPVADIATLRIQTKDPLPTLPLGCSSEVRQGEFVVAMGSPFALQNTITSGIVSSAQRPARDLGLPQTNVEYIQTDAAIDFGNSGGPLVNLGAVSLQDGEVIGVNTMKVTAGISFAIPSDRLREFLRRGEQENSSCGINGSRHCYIGVMMLTLTPRAGLRPGDVILAIGDKVARSAEDIYEAVRTQPKMALRIRRGRETLTLYVTPEITE
- the HTRA2 gene encoding serine protease HTRA2, mitochondrial isoform X5; this translates as MAALRAGRGAGWILRAWRALGGFRWGKRPLLTPDLRALLTSGTSDPRARVTYGTPSLRARLSVGVPEPRVRLTSGTPGPREQLTEGTPDIRTQEASGNSGSRSRAWLAVALGAGGAVLLLLWGGGRGPPAVLAEVSGPPPTSPRSQYNFIADVVEKTAPAVVYIEILDRHPFSGREIPISNGSGFVVAADGLIVTNAHVVADRRKVRVRLLSGDTYEAIVTAVDPVADIATLRIQTKDPLPTLPLGCSSEVRQGEFVVAMGSPFALQNTITSGIVSSAQRPARDLGLPQTNVEYIQTDAAIDFGNSGGPLVNLGAVSLQDGEVIGVNTMKVTAGISFAIPSDRLREFLRRGEQIPRVESMGPDTAILG
- the HTRA2 gene encoding serine protease HTRA2, mitochondrial isoform X4; its protein translation is MAALRAGRGAGWILRAWRALGGFRWGKRPLLTPDLRALLTSGTSDPRARVTYGTPSLRARLSVGVPEPRVRLTSGTPGPREQLTEGTPDIRTQEASGNSGSRSRAWLAVALGAGGAVLLLLWGGGRGPPAVLAEVSGPPPTSPRSQYNFIADVVEKTAPAVVYIEILDRHPFSGREIPISNGSGFVVAADGLIVTNAHVVADRRKVRVRLLSGDTYEAIVTAVDPVADIATLRIQTKDPLPTLPLGCSSEVRQGEFVVAMGSPFALQNTITSGIVSSAQRPARDLGLPQTNVEYIQTDAAIDFGNSGGPLVNLDGEVIGVNTMKVTAGISFAIPSDRLREFLRRGEQENSSCGINGSRHCYIGVMMLTLTPRAGLRPGDVILAIGDKVARSAEDIYEAVRTQPKMALRIRRGRETLTLYVTPEITE
- the HTRA2 gene encoding serine protease HTRA2, mitochondrial isoform X1; translated protein: MAALRAGRGAGWILRAWRALGGFRWGKRPLLTPDLRALLTSGTSDPRARVTYGTPSLRARLSVGVPEPRVRLTSGTPGPREQLTEGTPDIRTQEASGNSGSRSRAWLAVALGAGGAVLLLLWGGGRGPPAVLAEVSGPPPTSPRSQYNFIADVVEKTAPAVVYIEILDRHPFSGREIPISNGSGFVVAADGLIVTNAHVVADRRKVRVRLLSGDTYEAIVTAVDPVADIATLRIQTKDPLPTLPLGCSSEVRQGEFVVAMGSPFALQNTITSGIVSSAQRPARDLGLPQTNVEYIQTDAAIDFGNSGGPLVNLGAVSLQDGEVIGVNTMKVTAGISFAIPSDRLREFLRRGEQENSSCGINGSRHCYIGVMMLTLTPSILAELQLRDPRFPDVRYGVLIHKVILGSPAHRAGLRPGDVILAIGDKVARSAEDIYEAVRTQPKMALRIRRGRETLTLYVTPEITE
- the AUP1 gene encoding lipid droplet-regulating VLDL assembly factor AUP1 isoform X1, with the translated sequence MGQGAAGHAGSASPSGAPQDFRSTHLGRIPKDSAFPGALAAGREDGGNDGRALLKLQEWSFPQPRGRRGSLTLTGSRVTAFCCSRCCSTRRLASASSSCASFSGSTSSWSAARYQTASFAGSDAGVWVVSGLGLARRHTITTSCVPRFVVRTMCALLGLVARQEDSGLRDHSVRVLISNHVTPFDHNIVNLLTTCSTPLLNSPPSFVCWSRGFMEMDGRGELVESLKRFCASTRLPPTPLLLFPEEEATNGREGLLRFSSWPFSIQDVVQPLTLQVQRPLVSVTVSDASWVSELLWSLFVPFTVYQVRWLRPVHRQLGEGNEAFALRVQQLVAKELGQTGTRLTPADKAEHMKRQRHPRLRPQSAQSSFPPSPGPSPDMQLATLAQRVKEVLPHVPLGVIQRDLAKTGCVDLTITNLLEGAVAFMPEDITQGTQSLPTASASKFPSSGLVTPQPTVLTFAKSSWARQESLQERKQALYEYARRRFTERQAQEAD